In Xenorhabdus poinarii G6, the following are encoded in one genomic region:
- a CDS encoding dicarboxylate/amino acid:cation symporter produces MNKQRLMQQIIIAILLGIITGWGFHHYLDANQTKDVASYINIITDVFLRLIKMIIAPLVFATIVMGLISIGGSSSVGRITVKAMVWFVIAGLVSLGIGMLMVNLFQPGVGLNLVLVQQEDVNTGLNTSGFSLKNFISHIFPSSFVQAMANNEILQILVFSLFFGTALSYINHKSQKISPIVILIEDLGRIMFRITDYVMSFAPIAVFAAIASAVTVQGLSLLYDYGKLIGLFYLGLLLLWAILAAIGFFFLGHRLFSLMKLIREPATLAFATASSESAYPKTMNALDRFGVPKKISSFVLPLGYSFNLDGSMMYQSFAVLFIAQAYNIDLSIAEQILIMLTLMITSKGMAGVARASVVVVAATLPMFSLPEAGILLILAIDQFFDMGRTATNVIGNSISTAVIAKLEERQGDTQQDTRHGEIAREDV; encoded by the coding sequence ATGAACAAACAAAGGCTCATGCAGCAAATCATCATCGCCATCTTGCTTGGTATTATAACAGGTTGGGGATTTCATCATTATCTTGATGCCAACCAGACAAAAGACGTTGCTTCCTATATTAATATCATCACCGATGTTTTTCTGCGTTTGATTAAAATGATCATCGCACCACTTGTTTTTGCCACCATTGTGATGGGGTTAATCTCAATCGGAGGTTCCTCTTCCGTAGGGCGTATTACGGTGAAAGCGATGGTATGGTTTGTTATCGCAGGATTAGTCTCACTTGGTATCGGTATGTTAATGGTGAATCTATTTCAACCCGGTGTCGGGCTTAATCTGGTTCTTGTACAGCAAGAAGACGTCAATACCGGCCTGAATACCAGTGGGTTTTCGCTAAAAAACTTTATCAGCCACATCTTTCCAAGTAGTTTTGTTCAAGCGATGGCGAATAATGAAATTTTACAGATCCTGGTTTTTTCCCTCTTTTTTGGGACAGCACTTTCTTACATCAATCATAAAAGTCAGAAAATAAGCCCCATCGTGATCCTGATTGAAGATTTGGGGCGTATTATGTTCCGCATCACTGATTACGTGATGTCGTTTGCGCCGATTGCGGTATTTGCCGCGATAGCCTCCGCCGTTACTGTACAAGGGCTGAGTTTACTTTATGATTACGGTAAACTTATCGGGCTATTTTATCTTGGGTTATTGTTACTTTGGGCAATTTTGGCTGCTATCGGGTTCTTCTTCCTCGGTCATCGTCTGTTTTCTCTGATGAAGTTAATTCGGGAACCTGCGACACTGGCTTTTGCGACAGCCAGTAGTGAATCCGCTTATCCCAAAACCATGAATGCACTGGATCGCTTTGGCGTGCCGAAAAAAATCTCCAGTTTCGTATTACCACTGGGTTACTCTTTTAACCTGGATGGCTCGATGATGTATCAGTCTTTCGCTGTATTGTTTATCGCGCAGGCTTACAATATCGATCTGAGTATTGCCGAGCAAATATTGATTATGTTGACATTGATGATTACCAGCAAAGGCATGGCTGGCGTTGCACGTGCTTCGGTCGTTGTTGTTGCGGCGACATTGCCGATGTTCAGTTTGCCTGAAGCGGGGATCTTACTTATTCTCGCGATTGACCAATTTTTTGATATGGGGCGTACAGCGACTAACGTGATTGGTAACAGTATCTCCACGGCTGTGATCGCTAAACTGGAAGAAAGGCAAGGCGATACTCAGCAAGATA
- a CDS encoding GNAT family N-acetyltransferase, translating to MHDIEIKEIKACGNYNDGLIALLIDCVDGGASIGFIAPLKRERATEYWNDVDARLKIGDCRRLIALKDAEIIGSIQIGLTKKDNGKHRGEIEKLMVKSMCRSAGIGTQLMSKTEALSTNLGLRLLVLDTREGDVSEKLYAKRGFTRVGVIPGFALSSNGNYVGTVIYYKEIDLH from the coding sequence ATGCATGATATTGAAATTAAAGAAATTAAAGCGTGCGGAAATTATAATGATGGGCTGATTGCGCTATTAATTGATTGTGTTGATGGCGGCGCCTCTATTGGCTTTATTGCTCCGCTGAAAAGAGAGCGGGCAACTGAATATTGGAATGATGTGGATGCCCGGCTTAAAATCGGGGATTGCCGCCGCCTGATTGCGCTGAAAGATGCAGAGATTATTGGCAGTATTCAGATTGGGCTAACCAAAAAAGATAACGGTAAACATCGGGGTGAAATAGAGAAACTCATGGTGAAAAGCATGTGTCGCTCAGCGGGAATTGGAACACAGCTTATGTCAAAAACCGAGGCGTTATCGACAAATCTCGGTCTAAGATTATTAGTGCTAGATACCAGAGAGGGAGATGTATCAGAAAAGCTATATGCAAAACGCGGTTTCACGCGCGTAGGGGTTATTCCTGGTTTTGCATTGAGCTCAAATGGCAACTATGTGGGTACGGTGATTTATTATAAAGAAATCGATTTACATTAA
- the alaE gene encoding L-alanine exporter AlaE, protein MEVEASPQSSKRKINFFADIIALNTFCYFISIPIELGFAQMSFATHLHARFIGLFIITTTARPFGIWRDWIFKKFNLTNSDKGLKPYLVDTLAYLSFEMPLYIANLTMSGASLEQVLKSILFFSCIAGLVGRPYGIYRHFIRKNIFKIGTTA, encoded by the coding sequence ATGGAAGTCGAAGCCAGTCCACAATCAAGCAAAAGAAAAATCAATTTCTTTGCTGATATTATTGCATTAAATACTTTTTGTTATTTTATCTCAATTCCAATTGAACTGGGTTTTGCACAAATGAGTTTCGCAACTCATCTGCACGCGCGTTTTATTGGCTTATTCATTATCACTACCACGGCAAGGCCATTTGGTATCTGGCGAGATTGGATATTTAAGAAATTCAATTTGACGAATTCGGATAAAGGTCTAAAACCTTATCTTGTAGATACTTTGGCCTACTTGTCTTTTGAAATGCCATTGTATATTGCGAACCTTACAATGAGTGGTGCATCATTAGAGCAAGTGCTCAAAAGTATTCTCTTTTTCTCTTGCATTGCAGGCCTCGTTGGGCGCCCCTATGGTATCTATAGGCATTTTATTCGGAAAAACATATTCAAGATTGGCACTACAGCCTAA
- a CDS encoding TetR/AcrR family transcriptional regulator — MRIKEFDTDKIVEAAMQVFWLRGYAGTSIQDLVEGTGLSRSSLYNTFENKYGLYQKALEHYSTITAANIELIAGEGTAKESIRKLLLSIAEDELSDSLMRGCMVANASLELAGHDTTIADLVLYNLKRLQKALEKRIQAGQLAGEISKEKNASALAYFFVNTIQGLRIMGKGCSVQERQRCLHDVINIALETL; from the coding sequence ATGCGAATAAAGGAATTTGACACCGATAAGATTGTAGAAGCTGCCATGCAGGTTTTTTGGCTACGGGGTTATGCAGGAACATCTATACAGGATTTAGTTGAAGGGACTGGCTTATCGAGAAGCAGTCTATACAACACGTTCGAAAATAAGTATGGGCTTTATCAGAAAGCACTGGAACATTATTCTACAATCACAGCCGCTAACATAGAACTTATTGCGGGAGAAGGAACCGCTAAGGAATCAATTCGCAAACTACTTTTAAGTATTGCGGAGGATGAGCTATCCGACTCTCTCATGCGAGGCTGCATGGTTGCAAATGCATCATTAGAATTAGCCGGACATGATACAACTATCGCAGACTTGGTGCTATACAATTTGAAACGGCTACAAAAGGCACTTGAAAAGCGTATTCAGGCAGGACAACTTGCCGGAGAGATTTCAAAAGAAAAGAATGCTTCTGCTTTAGCGTATTTTTTTGTAAACACAATACAGGGCTTAAGAATAATGGGCAAAGGTTGCTCTGTTCAAGAGCGTCAGCGCTGTCTACATGATGTCATTAACATTGCATTGGAAACATTGTAA
- a CDS encoding NAD(P)-dependent oxidoreductase, whose translation MTTQKQLKIAVLGTGLMGSPIARNLQKKGFLVHAWNRTITKALPLQTEGIQVFNTPADTVRDADIIITVLKDGMNVQQVLEGAASTIRKGTILLQLSTIGVEAATSLGALAEKIGLIYYDAPIQGTKQPAELAQLVILASGPIDKRTEVQPVFDAIGKKTIWVSEQEGASSCLKLALNSWVFSLTHGIAESLTLAKGLGIDPQLVVDVIKGGPMDSVFFQSKAAAMLSDDYTVSFSIENAVKDAQLVVDAAKQFNLQIDGANVSLTRFEHALKAGHGDKDMAATYII comes from the coding sequence ATGACGACGCAAAAACAACTCAAAATTGCAGTACTAGGAACGGGCTTAATGGGATCACCAATAGCCAGAAATCTACAGAAAAAAGGATTTTTAGTTCATGCATGGAATCGAACGATAACAAAAGCACTACCGCTTCAAACAGAAGGAATTCAGGTTTTTAATACGCCTGCGGATACTGTTCGAGATGCAGACATCATCATCACCGTTCTCAAAGATGGAATGAACGTACAGCAGGTGTTAGAAGGGGCTGCATCGACTATTCGTAAAGGCACTATTTTGCTACAGCTAAGTACTATTGGAGTCGAAGCGGCAACTTCTCTAGGTGCTTTAGCTGAAAAAATAGGTTTGATTTACTACGATGCCCCTATTCAAGGTACCAAGCAACCCGCTGAATTAGCTCAATTGGTCATTCTTGCCTCTGGCCCGATAGATAAACGTACTGAAGTTCAACCTGTTTTTGATGCTATCGGTAAAAAGACTATCTGGGTATCAGAGCAAGAGGGAGCAAGCAGTTGCCTCAAACTTGCCTTAAATAGCTGGGTATTTTCATTGACACATGGGATTGCTGAAAGCCTGACCTTAGCCAAAGGATTAGGAATCGACCCACAGTTAGTTGTTGATGTAATTAAAGGTGGCCCAATGGATAGCGTATTTTTCCAAAGCAAAGCCGCCGCCATGTTATCAGATGATTACACCGTAAGCTTTAGCATTGAAAATGCGGTAAAAGATGCTCAATTAGTCGTTGATGCGGCTAAACAATTTAATCTACAAATTGACGGTGCAAATGTCAGCCTTACCCGATTTGAACATGCTCTTAAAGCAGGTCATGGCGACAAAGATATGGCCGCAACCTATATAATTTAA